From Chryseobacterium gallinarum, one genomic window encodes:
- a CDS encoding alpha/beta fold hydrolase → MKKLSVLFLILTVSAFNAQVISGTIISKNENQPVPYVKIGVEKETNGTISDGKGNFAIDLTGLNPQQKVKIEVPGYELYEEAIQDFKKHDQQKVFLNEKTKTIKEIAIKPKKLVDKNWGVTTKSKSVLYFVNPAGDKARFLGETALEFNTKKRSKIKNINLNIARYISTEPVLMRYSIYSEKDGYPDKNILNEEITVELTEDMIKDGTYRLDVNDYNIWVKGKFFVGIQFLKAFNGSIKISAALFKTGFIREFYGDWKKMSIAAPAINIDVKVDKSGKDIQDAGVYADDDISQSWITDNSKNIEEANQSIYGKNDSAGKYLKLKDTDLYYEVYGEGKPLVLLHGNSGSIKDFYKQIPVLSKQYKVIAVDTRGQGRSKDTSKKDFTYKLFADDVKALADNLKLDKINIVGWSDGGNTGLEFALKYPDRLNKLITIGANAFPEGVEDKLIERFTNQMKQLNDIAAKETLGERRLLKIMLTEPNISKNDLNKIKSPVLVIAGDRDVIKPDHTEFISQQIPNAEKKIYNDTTHMVPYEKPDQLNADILSFLEKSK, encoded by the coding sequence ATGAAAAAACTCAGCGTTTTATTCCTTATTCTTACAGTTTCAGCTTTCAATGCACAGGTGATTTCAGGAACCATTATTTCCAAAAATGAAAATCAGCCCGTTCCATATGTAAAGATTGGAGTGGAAAAGGAAACCAACGGAACCATCTCTGATGGGAAAGGGAACTTCGCAATAGATCTTACCGGCCTGAATCCACAGCAGAAAGTAAAAATAGAGGTTCCGGGATATGAGCTGTATGAAGAAGCTATACAGGATTTCAAAAAGCACGATCAGCAGAAGGTATTCTTAAATGAAAAAACTAAAACAATCAAAGAAATTGCTATTAAGCCTAAAAAACTGGTTGATAAAAATTGGGGGGTAACAACAAAAAGCAAAAGTGTCTTATATTTCGTTAATCCGGCGGGAGATAAAGCACGTTTTCTTGGTGAAACAGCTTTGGAGTTTAACACTAAGAAAAGATCCAAAATCAAGAATATTAATCTGAATATCGCCCGATATATTTCCACAGAACCGGTTCTTATGCGGTACAGTATTTACAGTGAAAAGGATGGTTACCCTGATAAAAATATTCTGAATGAAGAAATTACAGTAGAGCTTACTGAAGATATGATTAAAGACGGAACTTATAGGCTTGATGTTAATGACTATAATATTTGGGTGAAGGGAAAGTTTTTTGTTGGCATTCAATTTTTAAAAGCATTTAACGGGAGCATTAAAATCAGTGCAGCATTGTTTAAAACGGGATTTATCAGAGAATTCTATGGAGACTGGAAAAAAATGTCCATTGCAGCACCTGCCATTAATATTGATGTGAAAGTGGATAAAAGCGGAAAAGATATACAAGATGCTGGTGTGTATGCAGATGATGATATCTCTCAGAGTTGGATAACCGATAATTCAAAGAACATAGAGGAAGCCAATCAGTCTATATATGGTAAAAATGACTCTGCCGGAAAATATTTAAAGCTGAAAGATACTGATCTTTATTATGAAGTATATGGAGAAGGTAAACCTTTAGTATTACTTCACGGAAATTCAGGCAGTATCAAAGATTTTTACAAGCAAATTCCAGTTTTATCTAAGCAGTATAAGGTTATTGCGGTAGATACAAGGGGGCAGGGGAGAAGCAAAGATACCTCCAAAAAAGATTTTACCTATAAATTATTTGCAGATGATGTAAAAGCATTAGCAGACAACCTGAAGCTTGATAAAATTAATATTGTGGGATGGAGTGATGGTGGAAATACAGGACTTGAATTTGCACTGAAATATCCTGATCGTCTTAATAAATTGATAACCATCGGGGCGAACGCTTTTCCTGAAGGAGTGGAAGATAAACTTATTGAACGTTTTACCAATCAGATGAAACAGCTGAATGACATAGCAGCTAAAGAAACTTTGGGAGAACGCAGGCTTTTAAAGATCATGCTTACGGAGCCTAATATCAGTAAAAATGATCTAAATAAAATAAAAAGTCCGGTTTTGGTTATTGCGGGAGACAGGGATGTTATCAAGCCGGATCATACAGAATTTATTTCCCAGCAAATTCCCAATGCTGAAAAGAAAATTTATAATGATACTACTCACATGGTTCCTTATGAAAAACCAGATCAACTTAATGCCGATATACTGAGTTTTCTTGAAAAGAGTAAATAG
- a CDS encoding peroxiredoxin: MSIRLGDTAPNFQAESSSGVINFYDYLGDSWGILFSHPADYTPVCTTELGYTSKLQSEFEKRDTKVIALSVDGVEDHQNWIKDINETQNTEVRFPIIADRDKKISELYDFIHPNASTTATVRSLLIIDPAKKVRLIITYPASTGRNFNEILRVLDSLQLVDAHTVATPVNWQYGEDVIVPPSISTDYARKIFPKGVTEIKPYLRYTPQPNT, from the coding sequence ATGTCAATCAGATTAGGAGATACAGCACCCAACTTTCAGGCAGAATCATCTTCAGGCGTGATTAATTTCTATGATTATCTCGGAGATTCATGGGGGATTTTATTTTCACATCCGGCAGATTATACTCCGGTTTGCACTACGGAATTAGGATACACATCAAAATTACAGTCTGAATTTGAGAAAAGAGATACAAAAGTTATTGCCCTGAGTGTGGATGGGGTAGAGGACCACCAGAACTGGATTAAGGATATTAATGAAACCCAAAATACAGAGGTCCGGTTTCCGATTATTGCAGACAGAGATAAGAAAATCTCAGAACTGTATGATTTCATACATCCTAATGCTTCAACTACAGCTACCGTACGTTCTCTATTAATTATAGATCCTGCCAAAAAAGTAAGATTGATTATTACCTATCCCGCTTCTACAGGAAGAAATTTTAATGAAATATTGAGAGTATTAGACTCTTTGCAATTGGTAGATGCACATACAGTTGCCACTCCTGTGAATTGGCAGTACGGGGAAGACGTGATTGTTCCTCCATCTATTTCAACGGACTATGCAAGAAAGATATTTCCTAAGGGCGTTACAGAAATAAAACCCTATCTGAGATATACTCCACAACCGAATACATGA
- a CDS encoding Gfo/Idh/MocA family oxidoreductase has protein sequence MQLVRAGLCAFGMSGKVFHAPFLKEHPGFSISGIVERSKEESKEKYPEATIYRSVEEMLQNADIELVIINTPVQTHYEYARKALEAGKNIIVEKPFTVNVAEAEELVSLAEEKGLFLSVYQNRRFDRDFLQVQKVLAEKKLGIIKEAEIRFDRFRTAPSGKQHKESPDQSGSGSLHDLGAHLVDQAVQYFGFPEKLFADVFSMKGEEFANDYFEILLFYKNNLRVRLKSSVFTKEDHYAYKIHGDRGSFLQERTDNQESELVAGAIPVYGKEWMLPLKEADGILNFLNENSETERILTFSDAGNYMHYYQQIYEHIVFGHTLPSPGNEIILNMKIIDASLKSAQEGKIVSL, from the coding sequence ATGCAATTGGTAAGAGCAGGATTGTGTGCTTTTGGAATGAGCGGAAAAGTGTTTCATGCGCCATTTTTAAAAGAACACCCCGGATTTTCTATTTCAGGAATAGTAGAGCGAAGCAAGGAGGAATCTAAAGAAAAATATCCTGAAGCAACGATATATCGCTCTGTAGAAGAAATGCTTCAAAATGCAGATATAGAACTGGTGATCATCAATACTCCGGTTCAAACGCATTATGAATATGCCAGGAAAGCTTTGGAGGCTGGGAAAAATATTATTGTTGAAAAGCCATTCACGGTGAACGTTGCAGAAGCTGAAGAACTGGTTAGCCTTGCAGAAGAAAAAGGACTGTTTTTAAGTGTATATCAAAACAGAAGATTCGACAGAGATTTTTTACAGGTTCAAAAGGTTTTAGCTGAAAAAAAACTGGGGATTATTAAAGAAGCGGAAATACGTTTTGACAGGTTCAGGACTGCCCCTAGTGGAAAACAACATAAAGAAAGTCCGGATCAGTCCGGATCAGGTTCACTTCACGATCTTGGCGCCCATCTTGTGGATCAGGCGGTACAATATTTCGGCTTCCCTGAGAAGCTTTTTGCAGATGTATTCTCTATGAAAGGTGAAGAATTTGCGAATGATTATTTTGAGATTTTACTGTTCTACAAAAACAACCTGAGGGTAAGACTGAAGTCTTCAGTTTTTACCAAAGAAGACCATTATGCTTATAAAATCCATGGAGACAGGGGGAGCTTTTTACAGGAAAGAACCGATAATCAGGAAAGTGAACTGGTAGCAGGTGCTATTCCGGTATACGGTAAAGAGTGGATGCTACCCCTAAAAGAAGCTGATGGCATTCTGAACTTTTTAAATGAAAACTCCGAAACGGAAAGAATTCTGACTTTCAGTGACGCGGGTAATTATATGCACTACTATCAGCAAATCTATGAACATATTGTTTTCGGACACACCTTACCTTCTCCGGGAAATGAAATTATCCTGAACATGAAAATCATCGATGCTTCATTGAAAAGTGCCCAAGAAGGAAAGATAGTATCGTTATAA
- a CDS encoding ABC-F family ATP-binding cassette domain-containing protein — MNYVSAENLTKSYGIKVLFENISFHINEGDKIAIVAKNGSGKSTLLKILMGKEIADSGSVVINKDIQVVLFDQEIDYDPNLSVEEFMMTLDSAPILALKNYHQSLHSTDHNFIEKALADMEVHKAWDLENEMKQILSQLKITDLDAKMGTLSGGQIKRVALAKLLTETRAEHRHTLLIMDEPTNHLDVDMVEWLENYLNKAKITLLLVTHDRYFLDSVCDIIWEMEDGALYTHNGSYATYLENKMIREENLNATIDKANNLYRKELEWMRRQPKARTTKSKSRIDAFYETEKVAKTDTRKDGLELDFEMKRLGNKILELKHIDKSFGNKVLLKDFSYQFQRGEKVGIVGKNGAGKSTLLNIIQGFEKADRGEIETGETISFGYFSQKGLTYKEDERVIDFIKEIAEFYPLANGKSLSASQFLRLFLFDDQTQYSPISKLSGGEKRRLHLMYILYQNPNFLIFDEPTNDLDLPTLTVLENFLQQFQGSLIIVSHDRYFMDRIVDHVLAFEGDGKIRDFVGNFSEYREAKSREEALEKNTAIKPEPAKETMAATENTPSSNSQKRKLTFKEQRELETIEKEMPELEEQRAKILELLNNEADYEKIARLSAELEAVSEKLENHEMRWLELQEIM, encoded by the coding sequence ATGAATTACGTTTCTGCTGAAAACCTTACCAAGTCTTATGGTATAAAAGTGTTGTTCGAAAACATTTCTTTTCACATCAATGAAGGAGACAAAATAGCTATTGTCGCCAAAAACGGAAGTGGAAAATCTACGCTTCTGAAAATACTAATGGGAAAAGAAATTGCTGATAGTGGCAGTGTAGTCATTAATAAGGATATCCAGGTGGTTTTATTTGACCAGGAGATTGATTATGACCCCAACCTCAGTGTTGAGGAATTTATGATGACCCTGGATTCTGCACCGATTCTTGCCTTGAAGAATTACCATCAGTCACTACATTCCACTGATCATAATTTCATTGAAAAAGCATTAGCCGATATGGAAGTGCACAAAGCATGGGATCTGGAAAATGAAATGAAACAAATCCTTTCCCAGCTTAAAATTACCGATCTTGACGCTAAAATGGGAACCCTGTCCGGAGGTCAGATCAAGCGTGTAGCGTTGGCAAAGCTTTTAACAGAAACCAGAGCAGAACACAGACATACTTTACTGATTATGGATGAGCCTACCAACCACCTGGACGTGGACATGGTAGAATGGCTTGAAAACTATCTGAATAAAGCAAAAATAACCCTGTTGCTTGTTACCCACGACCGGTATTTCCTGGACAGTGTGTGCGACATTATCTGGGAGATGGAAGACGGAGCTCTTTATACCCATAACGGCTCCTATGCCACCTATCTTGAAAATAAGATGATCCGTGAGGAAAACCTGAATGCCACCATTGATAAAGCAAACAACCTTTACAGGAAAGAACTTGAATGGATGCGAAGACAGCCCAAAGCAAGAACTACAAAATCCAAAAGCAGAATTGATGCTTTTTATGAAACGGAGAAAGTAGCCAAGACCGACACCAGAAAAGACGGACTTGAACTGGACTTTGAAATGAAGCGCCTGGGCAATAAAATTCTTGAACTGAAACATATTGACAAAAGTTTTGGTAATAAAGTTTTACTAAAAGATTTCAGCTACCAGTTCCAGCGGGGTGAGAAAGTAGGGATTGTCGGGAAAAACGGAGCTGGAAAGTCTACCCTTCTGAATATCATCCAGGGATTTGAAAAAGCCGATCGTGGTGAAATAGAAACAGGAGAAACCATTTCTTTCGGTTATTTCTCTCAAAAAGGTCTTACCTATAAAGAAGATGAGCGTGTTATAGATTTTATTAAGGAAATTGCAGAGTTTTATCCTTTGGCCAATGGAAAAAGCCTGTCTGCATCGCAGTTTTTAAGGTTATTCTTATTCGATGATCAGACGCAGTATTCTCCCATATCAAAACTCTCAGGTGGTGAAAAAAGAAGACTTCATCTGATGTATATTTTATACCAGAATCCTAATTTCCTGATTTTTGATGAGCCTACCAATGATCTCGATCTTCCCACTTTAACGGTTCTCGAGAACTTTTTGCAACAATTCCAGGGATCTTTAATTATTGTTTCCCACGACCGATATTTTATGGATAGAATCGTGGACCATGTTCTGGCTTTTGAAGGCGATGGAAAAATAAGGGATTTTGTAGGAAACTTCTCCGAATACCGTGAAGCTAAAAGCCGCGAAGAAGCTCTGGAAAAAAATACAGCCATAAAACCTGAGCCTGCAAAAGAAACGATGGCTGCTACAGAAAATACACCATCATCCAATTCTCAAAAAAGAAAACTGACATTCAAAGAACAAAGAGAACTGGAAACTATAGAAAAAGAAATGCCGGAGCTGGAAGAGCAACGTGCAAAGATCCTGGAATTACTCAATAATGAAGCAGATTATGAAAAAATAGCCAGGCTTTCAGCGGAATTGGAGGCCGTTTCCGAAAAACTGGAAAATCATGAAATGAGATGGCTTGAGCTTCAGGAAATCATGTAA
- a CDS encoding glycoside hydrolase family 25 protein, translated as MTPKKYTKKTAKQIHRKRRKKYFFRRWMLLAILIIALIGTGFYLKQSVSYYYALYFNKFVHKKLHNSEKEASRIQRILASNLDKTYGFDVSHYQNKEDIKWDSLSIGNKTIPLEFVVMRATMGNRSADKHFDEFWEKAKKHDLIRGAYHFYRADEDPVIQANNFLANVKLESGDLPPILDIEKIPKRKTNKKLIEDLKIWCKIVEETYGEKPIIYTYYHYYKDFLKGEFDGYPLWLANYNDVPSPSPDDQWDFWQFTENGIVHGINTKVDLDIYNGNSWSLKRLTLD; from the coding sequence ATGACACCTAAAAAGTACACCAAAAAAACTGCCAAACAAATCCACAGGAAGAGACGGAAGAAGTATTTTTTCCGGAGATGGATGCTATTGGCGATATTAATAATTGCGTTAATAGGGACCGGATTTTATTTAAAACAATCTGTCAGCTATTATTATGCCTTATACTTTAATAAGTTTGTTCATAAAAAACTTCATAACAGTGAAAAGGAAGCTTCAAGGATTCAACGGATACTGGCAAGCAATCTTGATAAAACCTATGGCTTTGATGTTTCCCATTATCAGAATAAGGAAGATATCAAATGGGACAGTCTCAGCATCGGAAATAAAACGATACCGCTGGAATTTGTTGTAATGCGGGCTACTATGGGAAACCGTAGTGCTGACAAACATTTTGATGAATTCTGGGAAAAAGCCAAAAAACATGATCTTATCCGCGGAGCTTACCATTTTTACAGGGCCGATGAAGATCCTGTTATTCAGGCTAATAATTTTTTAGCTAATGTAAAACTGGAAAGTGGAGATCTTCCTCCTATTTTAGATATTGAAAAAATTCCTAAACGCAAAACCAACAAAAAGCTTATTGAAGATTTAAAAATATGGTGTAAAATCGTGGAGGAAACTTATGGTGAAAAGCCTATTATTTATACTTATTATCATTATTATAAAGATTTCCTGAAAGGTGAATTTGACGGTTATCCGCTTTGGCTCGCCAATTACAATGATGTTCCGTCACCATCTCCGGATGACCAGTGGGATTTCTGGCAGTTTACAGAAAATGGGATTGTTCACGGAATTAATACTAAAGTAGATCTTGATATTTACAATGGTAATTCCTGGTCTCTGAAAAGGTTGACGTTGGATTAA
- a CDS encoding NAD(P)/FAD-dependent oxidoreductase, translated as METREKIIIIGGGFAGLQLAKTLNNKNKKVIVLDRMNHHMFQPLFYQVASGRIEPSNISFPFRKIFQQSRNTQFRMTEVKEIDPAHNKVITDEAEFTYDKLIIATGCKTNFFGNKELEGKAFGMKNTQEAISIRNHVLMTFEKLILEKSRSDDGNWNIVIVGSGPTGVELAGAFAEMKKDILPRDYPYMNFDQLKIILVSSTDKPLAVMSTEAQDKSEKYLKDLGVTFLSGEVVTDYDGDKVHLKSGQTIPSNNVIWAAGVTGNVVGGFPEEKLVKNRYIVDRYNKIKGYDNIYAIGDIAYMETPKYPHGHPQVANVAINQAKNLGKNLLKKRTAEWKEYEYDDKGSLATIGKHRAVVDLPFIKFQGFLAWYFWMFLHLMLILSVRNKLAIFFNWMWSYINKDSSLRLIIIPTKKNGTLQ; from the coding sequence ATGGAAACACGCGAAAAAATCATCATTATAGGAGGAGGATTTGCGGGGCTACAGCTTGCAAAAACATTAAATAACAAGAATAAAAAAGTAATTGTTTTAGACCGGATGAATCATCATATGTTTCAGCCGCTTTTTTATCAGGTAGCCTCAGGAAGGATAGAACCTTCTAATATTTCTTTTCCTTTCAGAAAGATTTTCCAGCAATCCAGAAATACACAGTTCCGGATGACAGAGGTGAAAGAAATTGATCCCGCACACAATAAAGTGATTACTGATGAAGCGGAATTTACCTATGATAAACTAATCATCGCAACCGGCTGTAAAACTAATTTTTTCGGTAATAAAGAACTCGAAGGAAAGGCATTTGGAATGAAAAATACCCAGGAAGCCATCAGTATCAGGAATCATGTTTTGATGACATTTGAAAAACTGATCCTTGAAAAGAGCAGAAGCGATGATGGAAACTGGAATATTGTTATTGTAGGGAGCGGACCCACCGGAGTAGAACTGGCAGGTGCTTTTGCAGAAATGAAGAAAGATATCCTTCCCAGAGATTATCCCTATATGAATTTTGACCAGCTGAAAATTATTCTCGTAAGCTCTACCGATAAGCCACTTGCCGTAATGAGTACTGAAGCACAGGATAAATCTGAAAAATACCTTAAAGATCTTGGGGTAACCTTTCTGAGTGGGGAAGTGGTTACCGATTATGATGGCGATAAAGTTCATTTGAAAAGCGGGCAGACAATACCTTCCAATAATGTGATCTGGGCAGCCGGAGTTACAGGGAATGTTGTAGGCGGCTTCCCGGAGGAAAAATTGGTTAAAAACCGATATATAGTAGACCGGTATAATAAAATAAAAGGATACGATAATATATATGCCATTGGTGATATTGCCTATATGGAAACCCCTAAATATCCGCATGGCCATCCGCAGGTTGCCAATGTCGCTATTAATCAGGCGAAAAATCTGGGGAAAAACCTGCTGAAAAAACGCACTGCAGAATGGAAAGAATATGAATATGATGATAAGGGTTCTCTGGCAACAATAGGAAAGCACAGAGCAGTAGTAGATTTGCCATTTATAAAATTTCAGGGATTTTTAGCCTGGTATTTCTGGATGTTTCTCCATTTAATGTTAATTTTGAGCGTTCGGAATAAATTGGCCATATTCTTCAACTGGATGTGGAGTTATATCAACAAAGATTCTTCCCTACGATTAATTATTATACCTACAAAGAAAAACGGAACATTACAATGA
- a CDS encoding TonB-dependent siderophore receptor yields the protein MKRQLLSLGLLFTAVSLSAQLKNFEADTIRTQTIEDINLHKTGNPNQARTLSTKSNLTVMENPQPIAIVTHEIIEQQQAKQLSDVLQNVNGMYVTSSRGNSQDSFGGRGFILGNDNIFKNGSRINSGVFPEVSGLERVEVLKGANAMLYGNTAAGGIVNMITKKPKFNFGGSIGLNGGSWNSYKPTIDVYGPLSKNIAFRVNGAYEYAESFRDVVQSEKYYFNPSFLFNLSDRSQLIVEADYLKNNFTPDFGLGSITEKDQSYRLNDSFSRNVFFGTDWQYQNVQQTSTNVTFNHQFNERWSLNATASYQNYTKDYFSSERVQWIYDTKDKTVDPNRLSWKRPFGKTYNEQNYTSAQVNINGEFNTGKINHKVLIGSDADYSQADAYAYNVTDPKNLLYLDDPSTWGSIGMPNSTLNTRNRINTRRIGIYAQDFISLTKQLKVIAGLRWSYIENMPTLTTRFASNEKFEVANSSTSDNAFSPKVGLVYAPNENLSVFATYTNSFASNAGYTSDQFGTVNTNQTVTQIQNQLTGLSKQSIKPSTVDQYEIGVKKNFWNNALAVNLTAYQIMYNNYYQTYWFIPTTTPNAAPVNSTDTNLKEFAGNMRSRGVELDITGNPTENLSIIGGFSYNNSVYLNTPEKGYVENQRLVRTPATTANVSVFYKFTNYVKGLKIGAGIYYIGDRIAGWNDTKSTNVSRNNVTRMFDLKDYTTVSLSVGYEWKKFSIQGRVGNLFDVVNYNVHENYSVNPITPRNYYFTLTYRL from the coding sequence ATGAAAAGACAATTACTTTCCCTAGGTCTTCTATTTACTGCTGTTTCATTAAGTGCGCAGTTAAAAAACTTTGAAGCAGATACTATCAGAACCCAAACGATTGAGGATATCAACCTTCATAAAACGGGAAATCCTAACCAGGCGAGAACTTTATCTACAAAGTCAAACCTTACGGTAATGGAAAACCCGCAGCCGATTGCTATTGTTACCCATGAAATCATTGAGCAGCAACAGGCCAAGCAATTGAGTGATGTTCTACAAAACGTAAACGGGATGTATGTAACTTCATCCAGGGGAAATTCTCAGGACAGCTTTGGTGGGCGTGGTTTTATTTTAGGAAATGATAATATTTTCAAGAATGGATCAAGAATAAACAGTGGAGTTTTCCCTGAAGTAAGTGGTCTGGAAAGAGTAGAAGTTTTAAAGGGAGCAAACGCAATGCTTTACGGAAATACTGCTGCCGGTGGTATTGTCAACATGATTACAAAAAAACCTAAATTCAATTTTGGGGGAAGCATAGGATTAAATGGCGGAAGCTGGAATTCCTATAAGCCTACAATTGATGTTTATGGCCCTTTATCTAAAAATATTGCTTTCAGAGTAAACGGTGCATACGAATATGCTGAAAGTTTCAGAGATGTTGTACAATCTGAAAAATATTATTTCAATCCGTCATTCTTATTTAATTTAAGTGATAGATCTCAATTAATTGTTGAGGCAGATTATCTTAAAAATAACTTTACCCCGGATTTTGGACTTGGGTCTATTACTGAAAAAGACCAAAGCTACAGATTGAATGATAGTTTTTCCAGAAACGTTTTCTTCGGAACTGACTGGCAATATCAAAATGTACAGCAAACTTCTACGAATGTAACTTTCAATCATCAGTTTAACGAAAGATGGTCTTTAAATGCTACAGCTTCTTATCAAAACTATACGAAAGATTATTTTTCCTCTGAAAGAGTACAATGGATCTATGACACTAAAGATAAAACTGTAGATCCCAACAGGTTATCATGGAAAAGACCTTTTGGTAAAACGTATAACGAACAAAATTATACTTCTGCACAAGTAAACATCAATGGTGAATTCAATACCGGAAAAATCAACCATAAGGTATTAATTGGTTCAGATGCGGATTACAGCCAAGCAGATGCTTATGCATATAATGTTACAGATCCAAAAAATCTTCTCTATTTAGATGATCCTTCAACATGGGGAAGTATTGGCATGCCTAATTCTACCCTTAATACAAGAAACAGAATCAATACAAGAAGAATTGGAATCTATGCACAAGATTTTATCAGCTTAACGAAGCAACTAAAAGTAATTGCTGGATTAAGATGGTCTTATATAGAAAATATGCCTACACTAACAACCCGTTTTGCATCAAATGAGAAATTTGAAGTAGCCAATTCTTCAACATCTGATAATGCATTTTCTCCAAAAGTGGGGTTGGTTTATGCTCCGAATGAAAATCTTTCGGTATTTGCAACGTACACGAATTCATTTGCTTCAAATGCAGGATATACTTCAGATCAGTTTGGTACAGTAAATACCAATCAAACTGTAACTCAAATTCAAAATCAGCTAACCGGGTTATCAAAACAAAGCATAAAACCATCAACAGTTGATCAATACGAAATTGGTGTAAAAAAGAACTTCTGGAACAATGCGTTAGCGGTTAACTTAACGGCTTACCAGATTATGTACAACAATTATTATCAAACTTATTGGTTTATTCCTACAACTACGCCTAATGCAGCACCGGTAAATTCAACAGATACCAACCTTAAAGAATTTGCAGGAAATATGAGAAGCCGTGGTGTGGAATTAGACATTACGGGAAATCCTACAGAAAACCTATCTATTATCGGAGGTTTTTCTTATAATAATTCTGTATACCTTAACACTCCTGAAAAAGGATATGTTGAAAACCAAAGACTGGTAAGAACACCGGCTACAACAGCAAATGTTTCCGTTTTCTATAAATTTACGAACTATGTAAAAGGATTAAAAATTGGAGCTGGAATTTATTACATCGGAGACAGAATCGCCGGATGGAATGATACTAAATCTACCAATGTAAGCAGAAACAATGTAACTAGAATGTTTGATCTAAAAGATTATACTACTGTTTCTCTATCAGTTGGTTACGAGTGGAAGAAGTTCTCTATCCAGGGAAGAGTGGGTAACCTGTTTGATGTTGTAAACTACAACGTTCACGAAAATTATTCAGTAAACCCGATTACCCCAAGAAATTATTATTTTACATTGACATACAGACTTTAG
- the trmD gene encoding tRNA (guanosine(37)-N1)-methyltransferase TrmD, giving the protein MRIDIISVLPELMESPFKTSILRRAMDKGLAEVHFHHLRDWAINKHRQIDDEPYGGGAGMVMMVEPLDKCISELKAQRDYDEIIYLTPDGVTLNQKIANTLSIKNNLIFLCGHYKGIDQRVRDLHITKEISIGDYVLTGGELAACVLADSVIRLLPGVLNDEQSALTDSFQDDLLSPPIYTRPEVYKGLEVPKVLLSGNFAKIEEWRHDEAVRITKEKRPDLL; this is encoded by the coding sequence ATGAGAATTGATATAATAAGCGTGCTTCCTGAATTGATGGAAAGTCCGTTCAAAACTTCTATTCTAAGAAGAGCAATGGATAAAGGGCTGGCAGAAGTACATTTTCATCACCTGAGAGACTGGGCCATCAACAAGCACAGGCAGATAGATGATGAGCCTTATGGAGGCGGGGCCGGAATGGTTATGATGGTAGAGCCATTGGATAAATGCATTTCTGAACTTAAAGCCCAGAGAGACTATGATGAAATTATTTATCTGACACCTGATGGAGTGACGCTGAACCAAAAAATAGCCAATACCCTTTCTATTAAAAACAACCTGATTTTTCTGTGTGGTCATTATAAAGGCATCGATCAGAGGGTAAGGGATCTCCATATTACCAAAGAGATTTCTATCGGAGATTATGTCCTTACCGGCGGGGAACTGGCAGCATGTGTATTGGCCGACTCTGTTATCCGTTTGCTTCCCGGAGTTTTAAACGATGAACAAAGTGCGCTGACAGACAGTTTCCAGGATGATCTGCTGTCTCCTCCCATCTATACCAGACCCGAAGTTTACAAAGGATTGGAAGTTCCTAAAGTTTTATTAAGCGGGAATTTTGCAAAAATTGAAGAATGGCGTCATGATGAAGCGGTAAGAATTACCAAGGAAAAACGTCCGGACCTGCTTTAG